TGACATAATAATACACACCATCTTGCTCTTTGATGGGATCCCATACCTCGTTAGGGTTATCACTTTCAAAGACCTTAGCCCCCCAGCGGTTGTAAATTTCTATGTGGTAAGATTTGAGCTGTTTGAAGCGAACTTTAAATACATCATTTTTACCATCATTGTTTGGAGTTACAATGTTGGGAACAAATAGGCTATCTGAGTCAATGACTCGCATGTAGAATACAAATGTATCCCTACATCCTTGTTTATTGGTCATAATGAGTTGAACGGGATACAATCCTGCATCAGAGTAAGTGTGTGTAGGTGATTCGGCATCGCTGCCTGCAGAGTTATCTCCAAAGTTCCAAGCAAAGGTGTTGGGAATTAAGTTGCTGGTATACACAGGGGTAAACTGTATAGATTGGAAAGGTGTAGCCAGTGCTGAATCAGGATTAGCTAATATATCTGTAATTTGAGGTGCCTCATTGACTACCACCTTAATGCTGTCCATATAGGTACAATTTTTTCCTGCATAGCTTGTGGTAGCTGTAAGTTTTACCCAATATGTGCCTGGATTTTGATATATGTGTGCTACTGTATTACCTACCCCTGTATTACCATCGCCAAAGTTCCAAGTATATGTTAGACTTTGACCATTATTGTTCATACTAGATAGGTTTTTGAATACAATAGGCTCTTTAACACAGATAACCGTGTCTGATACTTTCATATTTAGAGTAGGTTTTTCTAATACTCTAACTTTGCGATATATTGTTTTTTCGCAATCAAGCGTAGAGCCATAAGCTGTAAAGCCTATTGTGTATACACCGGGTTGAGTAAATACTCTCACAGGATTGGGTACATTATATAAAGGTGTGCTGATTCCTGTTTCGCTAAAGTCCCAAGAATAATTACCAGTGTTAGTAGTGCTGAATGTTACAGCATCTCCTATACATACTACTGAATCGCTAAGAGTTACGTTTGCTTCAGGTGCTGGAATGACAGTTACGAATTTAGTATCTATATTGTTACAACCTAAAGTGTTTTTGGCTACTAGCCTAATAGTGTAGGTACCTGGTGTAGAGAAGGTTACAGCGAACCCTGTGGTAGTTGTGTCTAACCGGGGAGGTAAGACATTCATTGCACTGCTGTTGAAGAAAGACCATTCATAAGCATTAGCATAAATTGAATTATTTCCAATAAAGAGTGGTTTTCCTTCACAAACTGTATCTTTTTGTAAGGTAATTTGTGCTACTGGGTTAGGCACAACTTCTACTACCCGAGTAATGGTAGCAAAACAGCTGTCGTCGCTTCTTACTCTGTATGTAAGCACATAAGTTCCTGGCGTAGTGTACGTATAGGTCATTGTGCCTGCTGCTGTTGGATTATATGTGGTACTATCATCAAAAA
This Bacteroidia bacterium DNA region includes the following protein-coding sequences:
- a CDS encoding PKD domain-containing protein, which gives rise to MCAQIVGTSVFLQGNYVEVAVSGCGTYGTSTSAPAGYHPNVGTMLGFVADPYRNGWTVPGPGTFPNYMGDYFVPGSPEEGWGIQFTGGNYGNYNLCNQTGPSGGVSGSITSYNVTPTTISATWLGTIGSLRIEQTTTIYKDSLFILTCMDIRNIGTSPVNNVYYMRNVDPDNEQPWTGNFTTTNTIVYQQPMSPDYRALVKAVGLNYNAYLGLGSKDPRARVSHGGFFNRIPTDVYNGTGGLTGTLGAVETSDEAISIAFNLGNLDPGECAKFAYVYILAESQLEVALDATIPAFLANSVDISTNPVVNITKDCNGTVTPVTLELSPRPGACPISWTYTWSPATGLNTTTGNTVIASPSDTTIYTVTGTDDCGTVLFSRNIQVNVTQISTFTTDPPLFDINPQKICAGQSLTLAIPQSSYFPGYKYWADFNGDNVFDDSTTYNPTAAGTMTYTYTTPGTYVLTYRVRSDDSCFATITRVVEVVPNPVAQITLQKDTVCEGKPLFIGNNSIYANAYEWSFFNSSAMNVLPPRLDTTTTGFAVTFSTPGTYTIRLVAKNTLGCNNIDTKFVTVIPAPEANVTLSDSVVCIGDAVTFSTTNTGNYSWDFSETGISTPLYNVPNPVRVFTQPGVYTIGFTAYGSTLDCEKTIYRKVRVLEKPTLNMKVSDTVICVKEPIVFKNLSSMNNNGQSLTYTWNFGDGNTGVGNTVAHIYQNPGTYWVKLTATTSYAGKNCTYMDSIKVVVNEAPQITDILANPDSALATPFQSIQFTPVYTSNLIPNTFAWNFGDNSAGSDAESPTHTYSDAGLYPVQLIMTNKQGCRDTFVFYMRVIDSDSLFVPNIVTPNNDGKNDVFKVRFKQLKSYHIEIYNRWGAKVFESDNPNEVWDPIKEQDGVYYYVITSEGRFGTNFNRKGNITVMR